CATCACCGAAGAGGATGGCGGTGGATTTCACCCCGATCTTCAGGTCGTCCTCGCGGTCGGCCATGGCGTAGTAGGTGTCGTAGGCCACGGTCCACAGCAGATTAGCGATGTACAGCAGCCATGCTTCCGGTGGCAAGCTGCCGGTCTCGGCCGTAAAGGCCATCGGCATGCCCCAGGAGAAGGCCGCGCCGAGCACCACCTGCGGGTAGAAGGTGTAGCGCTTCATGAAAGGATAGCAGGCCGCCAGCGCCAGGCCGCCGAACGACAGCCAGATGGTCGTGGCATTGGTGAACAGCACCAGCACGAAACTCATTGCCACCAGCACGGCGAACAGCGCCAGCGCCTCGCGTGGCTGGACCTTGCCACTGGCCAGCGGACGCGCTTTGGTACGGCTGACGTGGCCATCGAAGTTGCGGTCGGCGTAATCGTTGATCACGCAGCCGGCGGCTCGCATCAGAATCACGCCGAAGACGAAGATGAACAGATTCTTCACGCTCGGCACGCCTTCGGCCGCCACCCACAGCGCCCACAAGGTCGGCCACAACAGCAGATAGATGCCGATGGGCTTGTCCA
This region of Pseudomonas wenzhouensis genomic DNA includes:
- the ubiA gene encoding 4-hydroxybenzoate octaprenyltransferase; the protein is MYTRLLQSTTRLHPRAWDFIQLMRLDKPIGIYLLLWPTLWALWVAAEGVPSVKNLFIFVFGVILMRAAGCVINDYADRNFDGHVSRTKARPLASGKVQPREALALFAVLVAMSFVLVLFTNATTIWLSFGGLALAACYPFMKRYTFYPQVVLGAAFSWGMPMAFTAETGSLPPEAWLLYIANLLWTVAYDTYYAMADREDDLKIGVKSTAILFGDADRLIIATLQGLALLCLLLAGARFELGLYFHAGLLVAAACFAWEYHKTRKREPMACFNAFLHNHWAGLAIFVGIVLDYALC